One window of the Takifugu rubripes chromosome 13, fTakRub1.2, whole genome shotgun sequence genome contains the following:
- the tub gene encoding tubby protein homolog isoform X2 produces MSSKHSSDWIPYSSLDDEGTNLRQQKLDRQRALLEQKQKKKRQEPLMVQSTVDGRSRTRRTKQSEEQAPLVESYLSSNSSTIYNVQEAEQEEATSRADAQPPRSAKKGKASASSTPQTGSEKKERKGKHKAVDGLGFQQDDGQIQILTVGHNSTEEGNPEPVMSCTHSQSKQDLRVTMLKKGISSSMNFDEEEDDEDEISSSSSQLNSNTRPGSATSRKSCKEVASAPTPPVGDPAVDVDDLEEFVLRPAPQGVRVKCRITRDKKGMDRGMYPTYYLHLEKEDGKKMFLLAGRKRKKSKTSNYLISIDPTDLSRGGESFIGKLRSNLMGTKFTVYDSGLNPVKTTSSLEAGNLRQELAAICYETNVLGFKGPRKMSVIIPGMNMDHERVSIRPRNEHESLLARWQNKNTESVIELHNKTPVWNDDTQSYVLNFHGRVTQASVKNFQIIHDNDPDYIVMQFGRVAEDVFTMDFNYPMCALQAFAIALSSFDSKLACE; encoded by the exons ATGAGCTCTAAGCACTCCTCCGACTGGATCCCCTACAG CTCTTTAGATGATGAGGGAACCAACCTCCGACAGCAGAagctggacagacag CGAGCGCTCCTtgaacagaagcagaagaagaagaggcaggAGCCTCTGATGGTCCAGTCCACCGTGGACGGGAGGTCTCGCACTCGGCGGACCAAGCAGAGCGAGGAACAGGCTCCTCTGGTGGAATCCTacctcagcagcaacagcagcaccatttATAacg TGCAAGAGGCCGAACAGGAGGAGGCGACGTCAAGAGCAGATGCACAGCCGCCCCGCTCGGCCAAAAAGGGCAAAGCGTCGGCCAGCTCCACGCCACAGACCGGAAGCgaaaagaaggagaggaaggggaagcacaAAG cagtggACGGCCTGGGTTTCCAGCAGGACGACGGCCAGATCCAGATCCTGACAGTGGGTCACAACAGCACAGAGGAGGGGAACCCGGAGCCCGTGATGAGCTGCACTCATTCGCAGAGCAAACAGGACCTGCGTGTCACCATGCTCAAGAAAG GTATATCCAGCAGTATGAACTTtgacgaggaggaagacgacgaggatgaaatcagctccagctcctcgcAGCTGAACAGCAACACGCGGCCCGGCTCCGCCACAAGCAGGAAGTCATGCAAG GAGGTGGCGTCGGCGCCCACCCCGCCGGTCGGCGACCCTGCCGTGGACGTGGACGACCTGGAGGAGTTCGTGCTGCGCCCCGCGCCCCAGGGGGTCCGAGTGAAGTGCAGAATCACCAGGGACAAGAAGGGCATGGACCGAGGCATGTACCCCACCTACTACCTGCACCTGGAGAAGGAGGATGGGAAAAAG atgttcctgttggccggcaggaagaggaaaaagagcaaaACATCGAATTACCTCATCTCCATTGATCCCACTGATCTGTCTCGCGGTGGGGAAAGCTTCATCGGTAAACTGAG GTCCAACCTCATGGGGACCAAGTTCACGGTGTACGACAGCGGTCTCAACCCGGTGAAAACCACCAGCAGCCTGGAAGCCGGGAACCTGCGTCAAGAGCTGGCAGCCATCTGCTAC GAAACCAATGTTTTGGGATTCAAAGGACCTCGTAAAATGAGCGTAATCATTCCAGGGATGAACATGGACCATGAACGGGTGTCTATTCGCCCGCGGAAT GAGCACGAGTCACTGCTGGCGAGATGGCAGAACAAGAACACCGAAAGCGTCATCGAGCTCCACAACAAGACGCCCGTGTGGAACGACGACACTCAGTCCTACGTGCTCAACTTCCACGGCAGAGTCACACAGGCCTCCGTCAAGAATTTCCAGATCATCCACGACAACGACC CCGACTACATCGTGATGCAGTTTGGTCGTGTGGCAGAAGACGTCTTCACCATGGACTTTAACTACCCGATGTGTGCCCTGCAAGCCTTCGCCATCGCGCTGTCCAGCTTCGACAGCAAGCTAGCCTGCGAGTGA
- the tub gene encoding tubby protein homolog isoform X1, whose amino-acid sequence MEGVSGNRSMSYSRWSYDSSLDDEGTNLRQQKLDRQRALLEQKQKKKRQEPLMVQSTVDGRSRTRRTKQSEEQAPLVESYLSSNSSTIYNVQEAEQEEATSRADAQPPRSAKKGKASASSTPQTGSEKKERKGKHKAVDGLGFQQDDGQIQILTVGHNSTEEGNPEPVMSCTHSQSKQDLRVTMLKKGISSSMNFDEEEDDEDEISSSSSQLNSNTRPGSATSRKSCKEVASAPTPPVGDPAVDVDDLEEFVLRPAPQGVRVKCRITRDKKGMDRGMYPTYYLHLEKEDGKKMFLLAGRKRKKSKTSNYLISIDPTDLSRGGESFIGKLRSNLMGTKFTVYDSGLNPVKTTSSLEAGNLRQELAAICYETNVLGFKGPRKMSVIIPGMNMDHERVSIRPRNEHESLLARWQNKNTESVIELHNKTPVWNDDTQSYVLNFHGRVTQASVKNFQIIHDNDPDYIVMQFGRVAEDVFTMDFNYPMCALQAFAIALSSFDSKLACE is encoded by the exons CTCTTTAGATGATGAGGGAACCAACCTCCGACAGCAGAagctggacagacag CGAGCGCTCCTtgaacagaagcagaagaagaagaggcaggAGCCTCTGATGGTCCAGTCCACCGTGGACGGGAGGTCTCGCACTCGGCGGACCAAGCAGAGCGAGGAACAGGCTCCTCTGGTGGAATCCTacctcagcagcaacagcagcaccatttATAacg TGCAAGAGGCCGAACAGGAGGAGGCGACGTCAAGAGCAGATGCACAGCCGCCCCGCTCGGCCAAAAAGGGCAAAGCGTCGGCCAGCTCCACGCCACAGACCGGAAGCgaaaagaaggagaggaaggggaagcacaAAG cagtggACGGCCTGGGTTTCCAGCAGGACGACGGCCAGATCCAGATCCTGACAGTGGGTCACAACAGCACAGAGGAGGGGAACCCGGAGCCCGTGATGAGCTGCACTCATTCGCAGAGCAAACAGGACCTGCGTGTCACCATGCTCAAGAAAG GTATATCCAGCAGTATGAACTTtgacgaggaggaagacgacgaggatgaaatcagctccagctcctcgcAGCTGAACAGCAACACGCGGCCCGGCTCCGCCACAAGCAGGAAGTCATGCAAG GAGGTGGCGTCGGCGCCCACCCCGCCGGTCGGCGACCCTGCCGTGGACGTGGACGACCTGGAGGAGTTCGTGCTGCGCCCCGCGCCCCAGGGGGTCCGAGTGAAGTGCAGAATCACCAGGGACAAGAAGGGCATGGACCGAGGCATGTACCCCACCTACTACCTGCACCTGGAGAAGGAGGATGGGAAAAAG atgttcctgttggccggcaggaagaggaaaaagagcaaaACATCGAATTACCTCATCTCCATTGATCCCACTGATCTGTCTCGCGGTGGGGAAAGCTTCATCGGTAAACTGAG GTCCAACCTCATGGGGACCAAGTTCACGGTGTACGACAGCGGTCTCAACCCGGTGAAAACCACCAGCAGCCTGGAAGCCGGGAACCTGCGTCAAGAGCTGGCAGCCATCTGCTAC GAAACCAATGTTTTGGGATTCAAAGGACCTCGTAAAATGAGCGTAATCATTCCAGGGATGAACATGGACCATGAACGGGTGTCTATTCGCCCGCGGAAT GAGCACGAGTCACTGCTGGCGAGATGGCAGAACAAGAACACCGAAAGCGTCATCGAGCTCCACAACAAGACGCCCGTGTGGAACGACGACACTCAGTCCTACGTGCTCAACTTCCACGGCAGAGTCACACAGGCCTCCGTCAAGAATTTCCAGATCATCCACGACAACGACC CCGACTACATCGTGATGCAGTTTGGTCGTGTGGCAGAAGACGTCTTCACCATGGACTTTAACTACCCGATGTGTGCCCTGCAAGCCTTCGCCATCGCGCTGTCCAGCTTCGACAGCAAGCTAGCCTGCGAGTGA